In one Burkholderiales bacterium GJ-E10 genomic region, the following are encoded:
- a CDS encoding 5'-methylthioadenosine phosphorylase yields the protein MFAIVGGSGLTKLAALQAPRRQVVRTPYGDPSAEPLVGTFAGREVVFLPRHGDGHALAPHEINYRANIDALRQLGATEVFAVAAVGGIRADLRPEALVIPHQILDYTHGRATSFSTPGNVMHVDFTHPYTQSLRARLLDAARAAGEAVADGGVYACTQGPRLETAAEIDRFERDGADIVGMTGMPEAALAREAGLAYAAIAVVVNHAAGRGESAEKIEFAQLGAILDRGVARAVRVLERAVQP from the coding sequence ATGTTTGCGATTGTCGGGGGTAGCGGTTTGACGAAACTCGCAGCGCTGCAAGCGCCGCGACGGCAGGTCGTGCGAACGCCGTACGGCGATCCATCCGCGGAGCCGCTGGTCGGCACCTTCGCCGGAAGGGAGGTCGTCTTTCTGCCGCGCCATGGCGACGGGCACGCGCTTGCGCCGCACGAGATCAACTATCGCGCCAATATCGACGCCCTGCGCCAGCTGGGCGCGACCGAGGTGTTCGCGGTTGCGGCGGTCGGCGGAATCCGCGCCGATCTGCGCCCCGAGGCGTTGGTGATTCCGCACCAGATCCTCGACTACACGCACGGCCGTGCGACGAGTTTCTCGACGCCGGGAAACGTCATGCACGTCGATTTCACCCATCCGTATACGCAATCGCTGCGCGCGCGGCTGCTCGATGCGGCGCGCGCCGCCGGCGAGGCCGTGGCCGACGGCGGCGTCTATGCCTGTACGCAAGGGCCGCGGCTGGAAACGGCGGCCGAGATCGACCGCTTCGAGCGCGACGGCGCCGATATCGTCGGAATGACCGGCATGCCCGAGGCGGCGTTGGCCCGCGAGGCCGGCCTGGCCTATGCGGCGATCGCCGTGGTGGTCAATCACGCCGCGGGGCGCGGCGAGAGCGCCGAGAAAATCGAGTTCGCGCAACTCGGCGCGATCCTCGATCGGGGCGTTGCGCGCGCCGTGCGCGTGCTGGAACGGGCGGTGCAGCCGTGA
- a CDS encoding peptide deformylase yields MIRPILRMGDPRLLRVCRRVERFDTPELHELLRDMFDTMRAADGAGLAAPQIGVDLRVVVFGYDHNPRYPDAPPLEPTVLINPVIEPLTDETEPGWEGCLSVPGLRGVVPRITRLRYRGCDARGVAFVREAEGFHARVVQHECDHLDGILYPMRADLRRFGFTDVLFPGETPEGEEA; encoded by the coding sequence GTGATCCGGCCGATTCTCCGTATGGGCGATCCGCGCCTTTTGCGCGTCTGCCGACGGGTGGAGCGGTTCGATACGCCGGAATTGCACGAACTGCTGCGCGACATGTTCGACACCATGCGCGCCGCCGACGGCGCCGGTCTTGCCGCGCCGCAGATCGGCGTGGACCTGCGCGTGGTGGTGTTCGGCTATGACCACAACCCGCGCTATCCCGATGCGCCGCCGCTCGAACCGACGGTGCTGATCAATCCGGTCATCGAGCCGTTGACGGACGAGACCGAACCGGGATGGGAAGGGTGTCTGTCCGTTCCGGGCCTGCGCGGCGTGGTGCCGAGGATCACCCGTCTGCGCTACCGCGGCTGCGATGCGCGCGGCGTCGCGTTCGTGCGCGAAGCCGAAGGATTCCATGCCCGGGTCGTGCAGCACGAATGCGACCATCTCGATGGAATTCTGTACCCGATGCGCGCGGACCTGCGGCGTTTCGGCTTCACCGACGTCCTGTTTCCTGGAGAAACGCCGGAAGGCGAGGAGGCCTGA
- a CDS encoding prophage CP4-57 regulatory, giving the protein MEYTFTFKYQLDDGDRDPDTVVERLGEAGCDDALVGVGQAGRLALEFTREASDADTAMRSALADVRRAVPSARLIEVAPDLVGLTDVAEIVGVSRQNMRKLMLANPGSFPAPVHEGNASIWHLADVLAWLQAKGSYSLAKQVLEVAQVALQVNVAKEGRRLPRSTSKELEALVG; this is encoded by the coding sequence ATGGAATACACGTTCACGTTCAAATATCAGCTCGATGACGGCGACCGCGATCCGGATACGGTGGTCGAGCGTTTGGGTGAGGCGGGCTGCGACGACGCCTTGGTTGGTGTCGGGCAGGCGGGGCGACTGGCGCTGGAATTCACCCGCGAGGCGTCGGATGCGGATACCGCCATGCGCAGCGCATTGGCGGACGTGCGACGTGCCGTGCCGTCCGCCAGACTGATCGAGGTGGCGCCGGACCTGGTTGGCCTGACCGATGTGGCGGAAATCGTGGGCGTATCGCGACAAAACATGCGCAAGCTGATGCTGGCCAATCCAGGGAGTTTCCCGGCGCCAGTGCATGAGGGCAATGCGTCGATCTGGCATCTGGCGGATGTGCTGGCGTGGTTGCAGGCCAAGGGCAGCTATTCACTCGCCAAGCAGGTCCTGGAAGTCGCACAGGTTGCCCTGCAGGTTAACGTGGCCAAGGAGGGTCGCCGGTTGCCACGCTCAACGTCCAAGGAACTCGAAGCCTTGGTTGGATGA
- a CDS encoding 1,4-alpha-glucan branching enzyme GlgB, with product MNVNVYSIVLLLGGAIIFAPPAMCGAVVHDSPQGARMVARILRRAPYAGDAELAAATFLIVVRTINAPPSVTATDFDAPTVRFGMPKRFLDLFLRMSGAGHKSSKYGGS from the coding sequence TTGAACGTGAACGTGTATTCCATCGTGCTACTCCTCGGTGGCGCCATCATCTTCGCGCCTCCTGCGATGTGTGGTGCAGTTGTCCACGACTCGCCGCAAGGCGCGCGCATGGTTGCCAGGATTCTTCGGCGTGCTCCATACGCTGGTGATGCAGAACTCGCCGCAGCGACATTCCTCATCGTTGTACGGACAATAAATGCGCCCCCAAGCGTGACTGCCACCGACTTCGACGCGCCAACCGTGCGCTTCGGCATGCCGAAGCGCTTCCTCGACCTCTTTCTTCGGATGAGTGGGGCGGGCCATAAATCGTCAAAGTATGGAGGGAGCTGA
- a CDS encoding Crp/Fnr family transcriptional regulator, which translates to MCRVDDLVVGRRRLRRGDTLLRAGDRFEFLHAVRFGSLKSTLLSADGYDQVTGVHLPGEIVGFDGIAAEQHTCGMAALEYAEVCVIPYRRLEEVAVGVPALQNNLRRIMSREIVREHSAMRLLASKRADERLAMFLLDFSQRFELRGYSRSAFLLRMTRAEIASFLGLSLETVSRSFSCLVRDGLIELDKKRLTVLDFDGLRRVARVQSPDDEPDSWQEGRHGVGHRNPVRVAAVPLPGAPREGLATPLYHDRC; encoded by the coding sequence ATGTGCCGCGTCGACGATCTGGTCGTCGGCCGGCGCAGGCTTCGCCGGGGGGACACGCTGCTGCGGGCGGGAGACCGATTCGAATTCCTCCATGCGGTTCGCTTCGGCTCGCTCAAGAGCACTCTCCTGTCGGCGGACGGCTACGATCAGGTCACCGGGGTGCACCTGCCGGGCGAGATCGTCGGCTTCGACGGCATAGCCGCGGAACAGCACACCTGCGGCATGGCGGCGCTGGAATACGCGGAAGTCTGCGTCATTCCGTACCGGCGACTCGAAGAGGTCGCTGTCGGCGTGCCGGCCTTGCAGAACAATCTGCGGCGAATCATGAGCCGGGAGATCGTGCGCGAGCACAGTGCCATGCGCCTTCTCGCCAGCAAACGCGCCGACGAACGCCTCGCGATGTTTCTGCTGGATTTCTCGCAGCGGTTCGAGCTCCGGGGCTATTCGCGCTCTGCGTTCCTGTTGCGGATGACGCGGGCGGAAATCGCCAGCTTCCTTGGCTTGTCGCTGGAGACGGTGAGCCGCTCTTTCTCCTGTCTGGTCCGTGACGGATTGATCGAACTCGACAAGAAGCGTCTGACCGTTCTCGATTTCGACGGGTTGCGCCGGGTGGCGCGCGTGCAATCTCCGGATGACGAACCCGATTCCTGGCAGGAGGGTCGGCACGGCGTCGGCCATCGCAACCCGGTGCGCGTTGCAGCGGTCCCGCTTCCGGGGGCGCCGCGTGAAGGTCTGGCAACTCCTCTTTACCACGACCGCTGCTGA
- a CDS encoding type II secretory pathway, component ExeA (predicted ATPase) has protein sequence MYLAHFGFTHYPFERALAPDELFGAVALREAQARLQHLVELRGIGLITGEVGSGKTTACRHLASALHPGLYRLFYVTLSTGNVLDMYKSIAWQLGLPIERNRACAYRAIQAEVLRMTSEARQHPVLVIDEAQHLRNDVLEDLRLLTNYAMDSERRLTLLFVGLTELRRRLSMAVHESLEQRIVVRYHLNGFSREELPAYLTHRLQLAGSTLPLFDPAATEALYQASQGLPRRVNRAAHYALSAAALAKSQQVSTEHVQTALEEFRP, from the coding sequence ATGTATCTGGCCCACTTCGGCTTCACCCACTATCCCTTCGAGCGCGCGCTCGCCCCCGACGAGCTCTTCGGCGCCGTGGCGCTGCGCGAGGCCCAGGCACGGCTGCAGCACCTCGTCGAGCTGCGCGGCATCGGCCTGATCACCGGCGAAGTCGGCAGCGGCAAGACCACCGCCTGCCGGCACCTCGCCTCGGCCCTGCACCCAGGGCTCTATCGCCTGTTCTACGTCACGCTCTCGACCGGCAACGTGCTCGACATGTACAAGTCGATCGCCTGGCAGCTCGGCCTGCCCATCGAGCGCAACCGTGCCTGCGCCTACCGCGCGATCCAGGCCGAGGTCCTGCGCATGACCTCCGAAGCGCGCCAGCACCCCGTCCTGGTGATCGACGAGGCGCAGCACCTGCGCAACGACGTGCTCGAAGACCTGCGCCTGCTGACCAACTACGCGATGGATTCCGAGCGCCGCTTGACGCTGCTGTTCGTCGGTCTGACCGAGCTGCGTCGCCGCCTCTCGATGGCGGTGCACGAATCGCTCGAGCAGCGCATCGTCGTGCGCTACCACCTCAACGGCTTCTCCCGTGAAGAGCTCCCCGCCTACCTGACCCACCGCCTGCAACTCGCCGGCAGCACACTGCCGCTGTTCGACCCCGCCGCCACCGAGGCCCTCTACCAAGCCTCCCAGGGACTGCCGCGCCGCGTCAACCGCGCCGCCCACTACGCCCTGTCCGCCGCCGCCCTGGCTAAATCCCAGCAGGTCAGCACCGAGCACGTCCAAACCGCTCTCGAGGAGTTCCGGCCATGA
- a CDS encoding Mu transposase/integrase has protein sequence MSEPDPGRAVALFRYGLIADLIHRPPAMPGLYALLARKAEQSYVIPGTTRTRVATETLRDWLQSYRRGGFDALVPKPRSDRGQSRALPQAVADALLSLKDEQPGLSIPLLIDTLRKQGAIGPEQDVPRTTVHRLLSRAGLMHKGAEQPTDQDRRRFAYAQPGQLWMSDVMHGPTVSVGASRRKTYLIAFIDDATRVVPYCAFALSENTAAFLPVFKQALMRRSIPQRLFVDNGANYRSQHLALVCAKLGVALIHARPYQPAGKGKQERWFRTVRSQLLSRLSAEDTASLDALNRRLWAWVEGEYHRTPHRGLDGQTPLERWAQCAEHLRAPDPRLDLDDLFLFEAKRRVHRDRTVSLNGTVFEVDASLVNETVTLRFDPAAPAGRGIEVWHNSVFIHRAKPVDAYANCFVRRNRPSRTLEAQAQPGSQPTPGLALRRLLTDKPDEESR, from the coding sequence ATGTCCGAGCCCGATCCCGGCCGGGCCGTGGCGCTGTTTCGCTACGGCCTGATCGCCGACCTCATCCACCGTCCGCCCGCCATGCCGGGCCTGTACGCGCTGCTCGCCCGCAAGGCCGAACAGTCCTACGTCATCCCGGGAACCACGCGCACCCGGGTGGCGACCGAGACCTTGCGCGACTGGTTGCAGTCGTACCGGCGCGGCGGCTTCGACGCGCTGGTGCCCAAGCCGCGATCCGACCGCGGCCAATCCCGTGCGCTGCCCCAGGCCGTGGCCGACGCGCTGCTCAGCCTCAAGGACGAGCAGCCCGGGCTGTCGATCCCGCTGCTCATCGACACCCTGCGCAAGCAAGGCGCGATCGGACCCGAGCAGGACGTGCCCAGGACCACCGTGCACCGCCTGCTCAGCCGTGCCGGCCTGATGCACAAGGGCGCCGAGCAACCCACCGACCAGGATCGCCGGCGCTTCGCATACGCGCAGCCCGGTCAGCTGTGGATGAGCGACGTCATGCACGGCCCGACGGTGAGCGTCGGCGCAAGCCGCCGCAAGACCTACCTGATCGCGTTCATCGACGATGCCACCCGCGTCGTGCCGTACTGCGCCTTCGCCCTGTCGGAGAACACGGCCGCGTTCCTGCCCGTGTTCAAGCAGGCCCTGATGCGCCGCTCGATCCCCCAGCGCCTGTTCGTCGATAACGGCGCCAACTACCGCTCGCAGCACCTCGCGCTCGTCTGCGCCAAGCTGGGCGTTGCGCTGATCCACGCCCGCCCTTACCAGCCTGCGGGCAAGGGCAAGCAGGAACGCTGGTTCCGTACCGTACGCTCCCAACTGCTCTCGCGCCTCAGCGCCGAGGACACCGCCAGTCTCGATGCGCTCAACCGCCGTCTGTGGGCCTGGGTCGAGGGCGAGTATCACCGCACCCCGCACCGCGGACTCGATGGACAGACTCCGCTCGAGCGCTGGGCCCAGTGCGCCGAGCACCTGCGCGCACCCGACCCGCGCCTCGATCTCGATGACCTGTTCCTCTTCGAGGCCAAGCGGCGCGTGCACCGCGATCGCACGGTCAGCCTCAACGGCACCGTCTTCGAGGTCGATGCCTCGCTCGTCAACGAGACCGTCACCCTGCGCTTCGACCCGGCCGCCCCCGCCGGCCGCGGCATCGAGGTCTGGCACAACAGCGTCTTCATCCACCGCGCCAAGCCGGTCGATGCCTACGCCAACTGCTTCGTGCGCCGCAATCGGCCTTCCCGCACTCTGGAGGCCCAGGCCCAGCCCGGATCGCAGCCCACCCCCGGCCTGGCGCTGCGCAGGCTGCTGACCGATAAACCCGATGAGGAGTCGCGCTGA
- a CDS encoding nodulation protein W has translation MNEQTIIAVVDDNPAVRDSLAVLLESAGYVARAYGDAQSFLAAYVPGRVGCLVLDVQMVGMSGPELQSELVRRGCDVPIVFVTAYGDVRTSVRAMKLGAVDFLTKPVIGAELLDRIHDALTRSRHAQDDSSRRQVLQARLEGLTPREREVLAMAALGWSSKVIARHLGISHRTVEIHRTRVMRKTGAGNLAELTRFAEVVDPPEATSS, from the coding sequence ATGAACGAGCAGACGATCATCGCCGTGGTGGATGACAATCCCGCGGTGCGGGACAGTCTGGCGGTGCTGCTCGAGAGTGCGGGTTATGTGGCCAGGGCCTACGGCGACGCGCAATCCTTTCTCGCCGCATATGTGCCGGGACGGGTCGGTTGCCTGGTTCTCGATGTGCAAATGGTCGGCATGAGCGGGCCGGAGTTGCAATCCGAACTGGTCCGCCGCGGTTGTGACGTGCCCATCGTCTTCGTGACCGCTTATGGCGACGTGCGTACGTCGGTGCGGGCCATGAAGCTCGGGGCGGTCGATTTTCTGACGAAGCCCGTGATCGGCGCCGAGTTGCTGGATCGGATCCACGACGCGTTGACGAGAAGCCGACACGCGCAGGATGACTCGTCGCGCCGCCAAGTCCTGCAGGCGCGGCTGGAGGGGTTGACCCCGCGGGAACGGGAGGTCCTGGCGATGGCGGCGTTGGGGTGGTCCAGCAAGGTGATCGCGCGCCACCTCGGCATCAGCCATCGCACGGTGGAAATCCACCGCACCCGGGTGATGCGGAAGACCGGCGCCGGCAATCTGGCCGAATTGACCCGGTTCGCCGAGGTCGTCGACCCGCCCGAGGCGACCTCCTCCTGA
- a CDS encoding LysR family transcriptional regulator yields MKTPAYLNALRAFEASARHKSFSAAAAELHVTPAAVGQLVRSLEDWLGAPLFHRGTRPGVRLVPTEAAERALPDIRAGFDSLTLGLERLKEGLGGGVLTVAVSPSFAAKWLLPRIERFRSEWPTDLRLDTDLKGVDFVAHRIDIGVRYGTGTWPGLAADKLMDEEVYPVCSPSLLEAHGRITVPGDLKRVPLIHDVSMGRHTGFPTWDAWLREAGERNVPTPHGLRINNSAAVLQAAIEGHGVALARSVMVQDDLAAGRLVRLFREISCPSPLAYYVVYRVEHAARPRLSAFRNWLLREAQIGAVDMTKTKTTCAKAGR; encoded by the coding sequence ATGAAGACCCCGGCGTACCTCAACGCATTGCGCGCATTCGAAGCCAGTGCGCGCCACAAGAGCTTTTCGGCCGCGGCGGCGGAACTGCACGTCACGCCCGCCGCGGTGGGTCAGCTCGTGCGATCGTTGGAGGACTGGCTCGGCGCTCCGCTGTTCCACCGCGGTACCCGGCCGGGGGTGCGGCTGGTGCCGACGGAGGCGGCGGAGCGGGCCCTGCCGGATATCCGGGCGGGGTTCGACAGCCTGACGCTGGGTCTGGAACGGCTCAAGGAGGGGTTGGGCGGCGGCGTGCTGACGGTCGCGGTGAGCCCTTCGTTCGCCGCCAAGTGGCTGCTGCCGCGGATCGAACGCTTCCGCTCCGAATGGCCCACGGACCTGCGGCTGGACACCGATCTCAAGGGCGTGGATTTCGTCGCCCACCGCATCGACATCGGAGTGCGCTACGGCACGGGAACCTGGCCGGGGCTGGCGGCCGACAAGCTGATGGACGAAGAGGTGTATCCGGTTTGCTCACCCAGCCTGCTGGAGGCGCACGGGCGGATCACCGTGCCGGGCGATCTGAAGCGGGTGCCGCTGATCCACGACGTGTCCATGGGGCGCCACACCGGCTTTCCGACCTGGGACGCTTGGCTGCGGGAAGCCGGTGAGCGGAATGTCCCGACTCCCCACGGCCTGCGCATCAACAATTCGGCCGCGGTCCTGCAGGCGGCGATCGAGGGGCACGGCGTCGCGCTGGCCCGCAGCGTGATGGTGCAGGACGATCTTGCCGCGGGGCGGCTGGTCCGGTTGTTCCGCGAGATTTCGTGCCCGTCGCCCTTGGCCTACTACGTCGTCTATCGGGTGGAACATGCCGCCAGGCCGCGGCTGTCGGCATTCCGGAACTGGCTGCTGCGCGAAGCGCAGATCGGCGCCGTGGACATGACGAAAACGAAAACGACCTGCGCGAAGGCAGGTCGTTGA
- a CDS encoding translation initiation factor if-1 yields MAKEEHIEMNGVVHEVLPDSRFRVTLDNGHNLIAYSAGKMRKHHIRILAGDKVSLELSPYDLTKGRITFRHIESRSAGRPQQRRRT; encoded by the coding sequence GTGGCGAAAGAAGAGCACATCGAGATGAATGGAGTCGTGCATGAGGTGCTGCCCGACTCGCGGTTCCGTGTCACGCTGGACAACGGACACAATTTGATCGCCTATTCCGCCGGCAAGATGCGCAAGCACCACATCCGCATCCTGGCGGGCGACAAGGTATCGCTGGAACTGTCGCCCTACGACTTGACCAAGGGACGCATCACGTTCCGTCACATCGAATCGCGATCGGCCGGCCGGCCGCAGCAGCGGCGCCGGACCTGA
- a CDS encoding cold-shock DNA-binding domain-containing protein — MANGTVKWFNDAKGFGFITPEDGGKDLFAHFSEIQAGGFKSLSEGQRVQYTVKQGPKGEQASEIRVA; from the coding sequence ATGGCAAACGGCACCGTAAAGTGGTTCAACGACGCAAAAGGGTTCGGATTCATCACGCCCGAAGACGGCGGCAAGGACTTGTTCGCGCACTTTTCTGAAATCCAGGCCGGCGGCTTCAAGTCGCTGAGCGAGGGTCAGCGCGTGCAATACACCGTCAAGCAGGGACCCAAGGGCGAGCAGGCGTCCGAAATCCGGGTCGCCTGA
- a CDS encoding iron-sulfur cluster-binding protein translates to MNHDAQHTEFADAPVGEQAPEPWAALADRIRRWGAELGFGAVGFADLDVAEAAQRYAAWIGAGMHGEMAYLERHAGLRAAPGQLQPGALRVISARLDYLPRDTPPDWRAREAAHSARDGSAVVSVYARGRDYHKVLRSRLGELARRIAAEIGREAYRPYCDSAPLLEVEYARKAGIGWRGKHTLLLTRDAGSMFFLGEILTDLPLPIDAPQRSHCGRCVRCIDACPTGAILGPYRLDARRCISYLTIEHPGAIPEDLRPAIGNRIYGCDDCQLVCPWNRHARASGLPDFDVRNGLDSAGLAELFAWTPAQFRERLAGSPILRIGHERWLRNLAVGLGNAQPGPATVTALRSRADHESALVREHVRWALRRQDVEV, encoded by the coding sequence ATGAACCATGACGCCCAGCATACCGAGTTCGCCGACGCGCCAGTCGGAGAACAAGCGCCCGAACCATGGGCTGCTCTTGCCGATCGCATCCGCCGCTGGGGGGCGGAACTCGGGTTCGGCGCCGTCGGATTCGCCGACCTGGACGTCGCCGAGGCGGCACAACGCTATGCCGCCTGGATCGGCGCCGGCATGCACGGCGAGATGGCCTACCTTGAACGCCATGCCGGCCTGCGCGCCGCGCCCGGGCAGCTGCAACCGGGCGCCCTGCGCGTCATCAGCGCACGGCTGGACTACCTCCCGCGCGACACCCCGCCCGACTGGCGCGCGCGCGAAGCAGCCCATTCCGCCCGGGACGGCAGCGCCGTCGTGTCGGTCTATGCCCGCGGGCGCGATTATCACAAGGTGCTGCGCTCGCGCCTCGGCGAACTGGCCCGGCGGATCGCCGCGGAAATCGGCCGCGAGGCCTATCGGCCGTACTGCGACAGCGCACCGCTGCTCGAAGTCGAGTACGCGCGCAAGGCCGGTATCGGCTGGCGCGGCAAGCACACCCTCTTGCTGACCCGCGACGCCGGTTCGATGTTTTTCCTCGGCGAAATCCTGACCGACCTGCCCTTGCCGATCGATGCCCCGCAGCGTTCCCACTGCGGCCGCTGCGTGCGCTGCATCGACGCCTGCCCCACCGGTGCGATCCTCGGCCCCTACCGGCTCGATGCCCGGCGCTGCATTTCCTACCTGACGATCGAGCACCCGGGCGCGATCCCCGAGGACCTGCGCCCCGCGATCGGCAACCGCATCTACGGCTGCGACGACTGCCAGCTCGTCTGCCCGTGGAACCGCCACGCCCGCGCCTCGGGCCTGCCGGACTTCGACGTGCGCAACGGTCTCGACTCGGCCGGCCTGGCCGAACTGTTCGCCTGGACGCCGGCGCAATTCCGCGAACGGCTGGCCGGCAGCCCGATCCTGCGGATCGGCCACGAACGCTGGCTGCGCAACCTCGCGGTGGGCCTGGGCAATGCGCAGCCCGGCCCGGCGACCGTCACCGCCTTGCGATCCCGGGCCGACCACGAATCCGCGCTGGTCCGGGAGCACGTCCGCTGGGCCCTCCGGCGACAGGATGTCGAGGTATAA
- a CDS encoding N-acetylmuramoyl-L-alanine amidase: MQGAVGTVVLALTPHLARGASLLAVRVWPSAEYTRVAIEHDTPLRFHYFLLQDRSPQRLVVDIRGVDFTRRFAEQIRQVDPHDPFIARMRVGQYRPGVVRLVVELKAAVNPQVFSLAPAGPYRNRLVLDLYPANAGDPLLPLLRARGEAPAPSAEPVADSRPAPSRSEPPEERPVIDTVAQPPEETADAAPSLRRRGPRARRPLVIAVDPGHGGEDPGAVGHHGHYEKTVVLSVAHHLTSLIGSHTDYRVLMTRESDYFVPLGMRVYKARRARADLFVSIHADAWIHPDARGSSVFALSERGASSAAAAELAREQNESDRIGGVGTGRGDPQVSQVVLDLSTSAQISDSLRFGDAVLNELGSINRLHRGYVEQAGFAVLKAPDIPSILVETAFISNPEEEARLIEQGYQRRLARAIFGGIREYLAKNPPQDGVPLV; this comes from the coding sequence TTGCAGGGCGCCGTCGGTACCGTCGTGCTCGCGCTGACGCCGCATCTGGCGCGGGGCGCTTCGCTGCTGGCGGTGCGCGTCTGGCCGTCGGCCGAATACACCCGGGTCGCGATCGAGCACGACACGCCCCTGCGCTTCCACTACTTCCTGCTGCAGGACCGGTCGCCGCAGCGGCTGGTGGTGGACATCCGCGGCGTCGACTTCACGCGGCGGTTCGCCGAGCAGATCCGGCAGGTCGATCCGCACGATCCGTTCATCGCCCGCATGCGGGTGGGCCAGTACCGTCCGGGCGTCGTCCGCCTCGTCGTCGAACTCAAGGCGGCGGTGAATCCGCAGGTGTTTTCGCTGGCGCCCGCCGGGCCGTATCGCAACCGGTTGGTGCTGGATCTCTATCCGGCGAACGCCGGCGATCCGCTGTTGCCACTGCTGCGTGCGCGGGGCGAGGCGCCGGCTCCGTCGGCGGAACCCGTGGCGGATTCCCGACCGGCGCCGAGCCGGTCCGAGCCGCCCGAGGAGCGCCCGGTGATCGACACGGTCGCGCAGCCGCCCGAGGAAACGGCCGACGCGGCCCCTTCGCTGCGCCGCCGCGGTCCGCGCGCGCGGCGGCCGCTCGTCATCGCGGTCGACCCCGGTCACGGCGGCGAGGATCCGGGCGCGGTGGGGCACCACGGCCATTATGAAAAGACGGTGGTGCTCTCGGTGGCGCACCACCTCACCAGCCTGATCGGATCGCACACGGACTATCGCGTCCTGATGACGCGGGAGTCCGACTACTTCGTGCCGCTGGGGATGCGGGTCTACAAGGCGCGGCGCGCGCGGGCGGATCTGTTCGTCTCCATCCATGCGGATGCCTGGATCCATCCCGATGCGCGGGGATCGTCGGTGTTCGCGCTCTCGGAACGCGGCGCCAGCAGTGCGGCGGCGGCGGAACTGGCGCGGGAGCAGAACGAATCCGACCGCATCGGTGGCGTCGGCACCGGCCGCGGCGATCCGCAGGTCTCGCAGGTGGTGCTGGACTTGTCGACGTCGGCGCAGATCAGCGACAGCCTGCGCTTCGGCGATGCCGTGCTCAACGAACTCGGCTCCATCAACCGCCTGCACCGCGGCTACGTCGAACAGGCCGGGTTCGCGGTGCTGAAGGCGCCCGACATCCCGTCGATCCTGGTCGAGACCGCGTTCATCAGCAACCCGGAAGAGGAGGCGCGCCTGATCGAGCAAGGCTATCAGCGCCGTCTCGCGCGTGCGATCTTTGGCGGCATCCGGGAATACCTCGCGAAAAACCCGCCGCAGGACGGCGTGCCGCTGGTCTGA
- a CDS encoding phosphate starvation-inducible protein PsiF — protein MKKTLISLALCSAALGLAVTAVPAQAANAQTHRMTECSGNAKAKHLHGAARKQFMKSCLSAKKAGAKDAHKHHAKAGMNAQQQKMVSCNASAKSKGLKGDARKHFMKMCLRGKKHG, from the coding sequence ATGAAGAAGACCCTGATTTCGCTTGCCTTGTGTTCCGCCGCGCTGGGGCTCGCCGTGACGGCGGTTCCGGCGCAGGCTGCCAATGCGCAAACCCACCGCATGACGGAGTGCAGCGGCAATGCCAAGGCCAAGCACCTGCACGGCGCGGCGCGCAAGCAGTTCATGAAGTCCTGCCTGAGCGCGAAGAAGGCGGGCGCCAAGGATGCGCACAAGCATCATGCCAAGGCCGGGATGAACGCCCAGCAGCAGAAGATGGTGTCGTGCAACGCGAGCGCGAAGTCGAAGGGGTTGAAGGGCGACGCGCGCAAGCATTTCATGAAGATGTGCCTGCGCGGCAAGAAGCACGGGTGA